In the Triticum dicoccoides isolate Atlit2015 ecotype Zavitan unplaced genomic scaffold, WEW_v2.0 scaffold211512, whole genome shotgun sequence genome, one interval contains:
- the LOC119345170 gene encoding cytosolic sulfotransferase 8-like, whose translation MDAQGRIVGPVPFKDVIQKEEDEHPPEEYADIISTLPGITTGFGQLLCYQGVWLRPWMVPGVISVQQCLVSRPDDVLLASPPKCGTTWLKALSLATMARATYSPTSADHPLLRLNPHDCVPHLEALFGAGQEAKLEALPSRRLMHTHMHHSLLPPSLADCKIVYICREPKDMLVSMWHFIMAAGGDAFPFSDLFEFACEGKNPHGPIWDHVLGYSRASKASPDRVLFLRYEEMLLDPVSSVRELALFLGVPFTAAEEAAGSPMDICNLCSIDTMKNLEANNTGVAGQFVEVPHQSFFRKGGVGDWANHMTPEMVRRIDAIVEDKLRGSGLSFTR comes from the exons atGGATGCTCAAGGAAGGATCGTCGGCCCCGTACCGTTCAAGGACGTCATCCAGAAAGAGGAGGATGAACACCCGCCGGAAGAGTACGCGGACATCATCTCCACCTTGCCGGGCATCACCACCGGCTTTGGGCAGTTGCTGTGCTACCAGGGTGTCTGGCTGCGCCCGTGGATGGTCCCTGGGGTGATCTCTGTCCAGCAGTGTCTCGTGTCGCGCCCCGACGACGTGCTCCTAGCGAGCCCGCCCAAGTGCGGCACCACCTGGCTCAAGGCTCTGTCCTTGGCCACCATGGCACGGGCCACCTACTCGCCGACCAGCGCCGATCACCCACTCCTCCGCCTCAACCCGCACGACTGCGTCCCCCACCTTGAGGCCCTCTTCGGTGCCGGCCAGGAAGCCAAGCTGGAGGCGCTGCCGTCCCGTAGGCTGATGCACACGCACATGCACCACTCCCTgctgccaccctccttggccgactGCAAAATCGTCTACATCTGCAG GGAGCCCAAGGATATGCTGGTTTCCATGTGGCACTTCATCATGGCCGCAGGAGGCGACGCCTTCCCCTTCTCCGACCTCTTCGAGTTTGCATGCGAGGGTAAAAACCCCCACGGCCCCATTTGGGATCACGTTCTCGGCTACTCGCGCGCCAGCAAAGCAAGTCCGGACAGGGTCCTCTTCCTAAGGTACGAGGAGATGCTGCTTGACCCTGTCAGCAGTGTCCGGGAGCTCGCCTTGTTCCTCGGTGTGCCCTTcacggcggcggaggaggcggcgggctcGCCCATGGACATTTGCAACCTGTGCAGCATCGACACGATGAAAAACCTGGAGGCGAACAACACTGGAGTGGCTGGGCAGTTCGTGGAGGTCCCGCATCAATCCTTCTTCAGGAAAGGGGGCGTGGGGGACTGGGCCAACCATATGACGCCGGAGATGGTCCGCCGCATCGACGCCATCGTCGAGGACAAGCTCCGAGGATCGGGACTCAGCTTCACGCGCTGA